The sequence CGAACAGGCGCAGCGCGTGATTGGCCTGCTCCCGCCCCTCGGTCGGGCTGCTCGTCCAGATCTTGGTGGCGATGATCGCCCGATCCCGGCGACCCTTGAGGGCCGTCGCCAACGTCTGCTCCGCCCGACCGTACATGGGCGACGAGTCGAAGAGGTTCATGTCGACCGAGAGCGCCTCGTCGACGATCGGGGCGCGGTCGTCATCGGTATCGAAGGTCTGCCAGGTGCCCATGCCAATAACCGGCACCTGCAGCGAGGTAAGGCCGAGCTTACGTCGTTCCAGCGGGCTGCTTGAGATTCTCGATCGGCACCGGCTCGATCGGATCAGCTAGGGGGAAGCCGAAGACCTTCGAATAGAAGTAGAGCTCGGCCTCGAGCGAGCGCTTGATGTTCTTCGCGATGCGGAAACCGTGCTGCTCGCCCTCGAAGGGAATGTAGGCGACCGGCAACCCCTTCTTGCGCAGCGCCGCGACAATGAGCTCCGCCTGGTTGGGCGGCACGATCTTGTCCTCCAACCCCTGGAAGAGGATCACGGGCGCGGTGATCCGATCGACGGAGTGGATCGCCGACCGCTCGCGATAGATGTGTCGATCCTGCGGCCACCGACCCAGCAGGCTCTGGTCATACATCGACTCGAACTTGTGCGTGTCGCTGTGAAACACTTCCAGGTCGCTGATGCCGAAATGGCTCGCCCCGGCTTTGAAGAAATCTGTGGAGGTCAGGGCTCGCAGGACCGTGTAGCCGCCGGCGCTTCCGCCGGTGATCGTGACCCGGTTGGGGTCGACCAGGCCACGTTCGATCAGGTAACGGGCGCCATTGACGGAGTCGTTGACGTCGACCACGCCCCACTGGCCGTTGAGGCGTTGCCGGTATTCGCGGCCGAACCCGGTGCTGCCACCGTAGTTCACCACCAGATAGGCGAAGCCGCGGGTCGTCCAGAACTGGTCGCTGATGTCGAGCGCATTCGACACCGCGCTCGTCGGGCCGCCGTGGACGTAAACGATCAACGGCGGGAGCTCGCCGGCAGGTGCGTCGTACTCCGGATTGACCGGCGGATAGAAAAAGGCGTGCGCGGTGACCCCGCCCTCGGTGGGAAATTCGATCGCCTTCGGCACGGAGATATAGGTTGGATCGACGACGCGTTCGGCGGAACGGCGCAGCAGCTCCACGCTCCCGCTCTCGAGGTCGAGGGCGATGAGGGTCATCGGCTCGGTTGGTGACCCGGCGATGGTGAACACACGCCCGGAGCGTGCCTGAATGTACGGCGAGAATGCCGCAAAGGGCGTATGGATCGCATGGAGATGTCCACTCTGCGAGTCGATGGTGGCCAGGTGGGCAACGCCCTTGGATCGGACCTGGCAGACAATGCGACGCTCGGATTCGAACGCATAGGTCGACATGGCGAATACCCATTGCCCGGCACCGAGCTCGGCGGCCGTTTCTACCACCGGTTCGCCATTTGGTGTGCGCCAGCGGTACAGGTTCCACCAGCTGGTCCGGTCGGAAACGAAGAACAGCACACCGTCCGGCGACCAGGCGGGTTGGAAGATCGATTCGTGTTCACCTCCGGCGACTTTGCGAGGTGCGTGGAGCCCGTCCTCGCTCAACTCCGCGACCCAGAGTTCTGTTCCGTCCCACGGCATGTTCGGGTGGTTCCAGGTCAGCCAGCTCAAGTGCGTACCCGAGGGGCTGACCCGCGGCGAAGCGTAGAAATCGTTGGCCTGGACGAGGGTTCGCGCCGGCGTCTTGCCTATCGGATCGAGACTGACGATGCTGTTGACCGCCGACGGCAAGTCGGTGGTGTGGTTCTCGCGAACCGCGATCAATCGTTGATGCCGGTGGTCGAAGACGAGATCGGCATGCCGGATGTCTTGCGCCGGCGTGATGGCGACGGGTGATTTCCCGGGATCCTGCCGGTAGAGACGCTGATCTTTGAAGTTCGAGAACCAGACGGTGCCCTCGCGCACCAGGTAGGCACCGCCGCCGTACTCGTGCGCGCGGGTGCGCACGTTGTACTCCGCCGGTGTGATGTCCGTGATGCTGCCGCCAGGGCGGCGCCGGACAACGACATTGCGGCCGGCCTCGGCGGGCCGCTGTTCGACCCAATAGATGTCATCGCCGTCGAGCTGGATCTGGCCGAGTCCAATGACCCCGGCGACGATCGCGTCGGCCGTGACAGGCGAGCGCCAGGAGCCATACGGGCCTGTTTGGCGTCGCGTCGACACGGGTCGGGCCATTCCCGACAAGGCTACCTGACCCCCTAGACTTGCCGAGTGCGGATCGAGAGTCCGGCGTTTACGGAGCGCGAGATGTGGTCGTTCCTCGATGAGATCGTGGATTTCGAGCGGCGCCGGCTCGCCGATCGGCTGGAAGCTGACTCGGCCAGGCTGGCGGATCTCGTTCGGGACATTCCAACCAGTTCCGTCGGTGGGTCGGGTGCTGAGTGGACTGGCCACGACATCCTCGCCCACATCGTCGTCCTGTCGAAGTTCTACGGCGTGCTCACGTCGCAGATCGGCTCCGGCAAACTGGCGGAGCTGGAGTTGCTGCCCCAGGTCAAGCAGCGCGACGTCGCCAGCGAACAGCTGAGCTCGCTACCGCCCGACCAGTTACTCGCCTTCGCCCAGCGCGATCACCAGCGGACCATCGCCTACCTCCGCTCGGCCGACGCCGAGGCGATGCGCCGACGGGCGGTCCTCTACGAGGGTTTTTCCATGAGCGCCGAGGAGATCGCCTCGATGCCGCTCTGCGCACACCTCGAACTCCATCTCGATCAGCTTGAACGGACGTTGCGCCCCTGACTCGCTACTACGAGGACTTCCAGGTCGGCGAGCTCATCGACCTCGGCAGCATTCAGGTCAGCCAGGCGGACATCATCGGGTTCGCGCAGCAGTACGATCCGCAGCCGATGCACCTCGATCCCAACGCGGCGAGCTTCACGATCTACGGCGGGCTGATTGCCAGCGGCTGGCACACGGGCGCCCTCTTCATGGGCCTGCTGGTGCGGAACCTGATCGCGCAAACCAGCAGCTTTGGTTCGCCCGGAATGGAAGAGTTGAGCTGGCCGGCTCCGGTGCGGCCCGGCGATACCCTGACCGGACAGATCGAGGTGCTTGCGGCCCGTAAATCGAACAGCCGGCCGATGGGGATCGTTCGCTGGCGCGGCCACCTGCGCAACCAGAACGGCCAGCTGGTGATGACCGCCGTCGGCACCAACTTCTTCGGCCTGAAGCCGGCCTAGCCGGCGATTCGCGAGAAGAAGACGTCCGTGGGGCCGTGCCGGCTCGATGGCGTCGCCTGGACGAAAGCCGCCGCGAAGCCGTCGGGTAGGCCAACCAGCCCCATGTAGTCGCCGATGAAGCGGCCGTAGCGGACGGCGGGCGCGGAACGCAGATCGAACGGCCCGGCCGCTCGGCGTTCGGTCCAGTGGACGCCGCGATCGCGCGACGTGCTGAACCAGACCTCGGTGTCGAGCACCGGGCTGCCTTGCGTGAAATGGCGGAAGTCGTACCAGAGCAATCCGACCGTGGCATCGCCGGCCACCGCCAGCGTGGGTAGAAAGGCTTCGGCCTTCTCACGCACTACGCGCTGCGGTGCGCGCCAGTGAACCCCGGCGTCCTCGGAGCGAGCGACCTGGATCGTTGAGAAATCCGCGTGGTCTTCGAACCAGGCGACGTACACGGCATTGCCAGCCGACGTGGCGGTAATATCCTGGCCGCTGAAACGAAGCTGAGCACCGCTGCCCGGATCGACGGCGTTCGTGTAGGTGAACGTCGCCGCATCAACCGGTGCCGACCAGGTCTTTCCCTGGTCGGTCGAGCGGATCAGCCGGATCTTGACCGGCAACGGCGGCGGATGCGGCGTGCCAGGCAGCGAGGGAGCTTCGGCGAAGACATCGAGCAGCACGCCACCGGCGGTCATCAGCAGCTGGTTCTGCTGGGCTTCGTCGTTGCCACTGTAGATCGCGGCCGGGGTCGACCAGGTGTGGCCCCCATCGCTGGTGCGCGAGAACATCACCTTGTCGACCGACGGCTCGACGCCGCTTAAGACCCGGTAGTCGACCCACACCGCATACGCGGTTGCGGGACGCCGCGGATCGGCCAGGATCGCCTCTTTGTCAGGTTGGAGCGGCGGCGCGGTCCCGCTCTCGACGACAACGGGCGCCTCCCAACTGGCCCCATGATCGCGCGAGACACTCACCACGACGTCGCGAGTGGTACCGGTCGAGGTGGCCGGCTGGGAAGCTAGACCGGCGACATAGATGATGCCGTCCTGTCCGATCGACACCCAGGGGTCGCTCGTATGGGCGTAGCGGCCACCGGCGCAGCTGAGCAAACCTGGGAGGGCCGATCGACTCCAGGTAGCGCCCCCGTCATGGCTGACGGCGACGATTGTGCCCACCGCATTCTCCAGCCAGCTCGCGACCAGCTGCCGTGGATCACCAGGATCGGCCGCGAGCGACGGCTCAGTCGGCGCCGGCGGCGACGGGCCGGTACAGCCGGCTGCCAGTGGGACCGCACCGCTGATCACGCTTGGCGGAGGCAAGCTTGGCTCGTTCGGCGGCGGGCTGCTGTCGCAACCGGTGAGTGCGAGCAGCACCCCCAGTGTGGCCGCCCGGCGGGCACGCATAGGCGTGCATCTTAAGTGACGAGCCTACGCGCTCATACGCCACGCGGGCGGCAGCTGCCGCCCCGTGCCGCTCTGGATGCACGATGCCAGCAGCGCCTCCATCGCCTCGTACTCGAGGGGCTTGGAGAAGTAGAAACCCTGGCCTGCGTTGCAGCCCATCGCGTTCAGCGCGGCCAGCTGATCTTGCCGTTCGATACCCTCCCCAATCGTCATCAAGCCCAGGCTGTTGGCGAGCCCGATGATGGCGCGCAGGATGGCGCCGTCGGCCATGCCGCGTCCAATGCCGGCCACGAAGGACGCATCCATTTTGAGGATGTCGACCGGGAAGTCCCGCAGGTGCCCGAGCGACGAGTAGCCGGTGCCGAAGTCGTCGAGCGCGAGGCGGAAGCCAAGGCTCCGGAGTTCCTGCAACGTGCGAGCCACCGGCTCCGTGTCGGCAATCAGCACGCTCTCGGTCAGCTCGAGGATCAACGATTGGGGGTCGAGACCGGCGGCGTCGACCGCGTCGACGACTTCCTTGATCAACTCGGGACGCTCGATCTGCCGCCCGGAGAGGTTGACGCTGATCTGCATCGGCGGCACCGACGGAAAGCGCACCTGCCAGCGGCGCCCGTCGCGGGTCGCCTGTTGCAGCACCCAGCGCCCGAGGTCGACGATCAGCCCGCTCTGCTCAGCGACACCGATGAAATCTACCGGGGACAGGAGGCCCCGGCGTGGATGGTTCCACCGCACCAGCGCCTCGACGCTGTGAACCGCGCCGGATTCGAGCATGATCACCGGCTCGTACTGCAACACGAACTGCTTCTCTTCGAGCGCGCTTCGCAGGTCGTGCTCGAGTTCCATCCGCTCGATCGCCGCGTTCGCCAGCGAGGCCTCGAAGTGGACGAAGCGCGCCTTGCCTTTCGCCTTCGCGATGTACATCGCGACGTCCGCATTCTTGAGGAGCTCATCCGCCGCCTCCTGCCCCGACACCAGGCCGGCGATGCCAATGCTGGCCCGTATGGAGATCTCCTTCCCTCCAATCGCGAAGGGCGGCAAAAGCTGGCGCGTGATCCGTTCGGCGACCCGCTCGGCGATCTGCTCGTCCTCCATCCTCTTCAGCAGGACCGCGAATTCGTCACCGCCCAGGCGCGCAACCGTGTCGCCAGGTCGTAGCGTGGACGCGACGCGAGCACCGACCGCGACCAGTAACTGATCGCCGATGTTGTGGCCCAGCGTGTCATTCACGGCCTTGAAATCGTCGAGATCGAGGAAGAGAACCGCGATCCGCCCCTCGGCGCTCCCACTCAAGGCGTGGTCCAGGCCGATCCGGAAGGCAGCCCGGTTGGGCAGGTTGGTGAGCGAGTCGTGGAACGCCTGGTGCGTGAGCTTTTCTTCCAACGCCTTGCGCTCGCTGACGTCGCGAGTGTTCAGAACGAGGCCGCGGACCGCGGGCAGCTCGAGGAGATTGGTGATCGTGATCTCGGCAAGGCAGTAGGAGTCGTCCACCCGCCGCAGCCGGCACTCGGCGGAAATCGGCGGTCCGACGATATTGATGGCCTCGTCGATCTTCCGGAGCAGTTGGGTGCGGTCCTCTGGGTGCACCAGGTCTCCGAACGGCTTGCCCAGGAGCTCGTCCTCCTTATACCCGAGGATCCGCTCGACGGAGGCGCTCTGATACCTGATCGAGCCGTGACGCCCGATAAGCGTAATCACATCCGACGAGTTTTGGACCAGTGCGCGAAAATGCTCTTCCCTCTTGGCGAGGTCGGCCGCGTTCGCTTCCAGCCGTCGGTTGAGGAGCTGGTTGTCGGTGAGCATCAGGTATTGCCGAAGGACGACGCCCACGATCAGACCCATCACAGACCAGAACACCACCGGGTCCAGCTCTCCGGGCAGCGACTCCTCGACGACGGCGACGATGGCCGCCGCCGCGATCGGCACGTAGGGTAGCGCCAGCCAGATCCGACCGGGTGTGCCATCGCTCGCGGCCGGGCTCGCCGCGCGAGTCGTGGCCGCCCGAAGGCCCGCGATCGCGATCAGCAGGTAGCCGGCGGCCCAGCCAGTATCGGTTGGATTGCCGGTTCCGTAGGTGTTGGTGGTCGTCAGGTAGGCGAACGCGCTGTCGGACAGCAGGTTGGCGATCAGCCCTCCGGTCAGCAGGAGAAAGGGCAGGCGGTTGGCGCGACCGGCCCTGGACGCCACGATCAGCAGGATGGTCGCGATCACGATGTCGCCGGCGGGGTAAGCCAGACCGATCAGTTGCGACACCAGACCGCCCGAGCCGGCTCGGTAGACCGTGCCGAGGACCGTCGCCCAGCTGATGATGAAGAGCGAGCCGGCGATGAGGAGCGCGTCCAGGATCGTCCTGAGCAGGGAGGTGGCTCGGTTGGGCGCCGAGGGGAAGGACAGCACGCCGGCGACCGCGAGCGGCACGGCGGCGAGATATCCGAGATCAGCCAGGGAAGGGAACGGAGTCTGCTGGGCCTTGACCAGCTCGTAGTACGACCAGACGGCCTGGCCCAGACCCCAGCACAGCGCGGAGGCGCCGATCAGCGCCCAGGCGATCCGGGTTCGGCGCTGATGACGCCAGGCGGCGACTCCGCAGGCCGCGGCCGCGACGAGGGCGGCCAGGGTTTCCCCGATGTCGTCGAACCGACGAGTTGCCGAGCTACCACCCCAGTGGAAGTACAGCCAGGCGGCGAAAAACACGGCAAAGCCAGCCCATCCACTGAGCACGATGAAAAGGCGCCGGTTGCTTGCCATTCTGGTCGCGGGATCTCCCGCACCTACAGTCATAAGTCAGGGTCGCGGCTTTCCCGCATGGCTTGTATCGCTCGTTGATCGGACTGCGACACGGCCGTTTCCAGGTTCGCCCACCCGACCCTCTCCCGCAAGCCGGGCCCGTCGGCCCACGCGAGCGGCGCTCGGGGCGTCGCCCCTCGCGAGTGGCGCTTTAGTGCCATACGAGCGATTGAGACGTTAGTGCCAGGCGAGCGTTTGAGACGTTCGGGGTGAGGGCCGTTAGCGGCCGGCCTCGCCCACCGTCACCGGGATCTCCTTCACCTCGCCGGCACGGACGACCTTGACGGTCTGGGTGGCGCCGACCTTGATCTTCCGCAGCCCCGAATACAGGTCTTCCAGGCTCCTGGTTGCGGTCCCGTCCAGCGCGACGAGCGTGTCGCCCTGCATGAGCCCCGCCTTGTCCGCCGGGCTCTGCGGCTCGACCGCCACGATCAGCAGCCCGCTGTCCTGGTTGACCCGGCCCTTGACGGCGTCGGGCAGGGGCACTTCCTGGGTGCCGATCCCCAGGTAAGGACGCTTGATCCGGCCCTCGGACCGAAGGCTGGCCACGACGCGCTCGGCCACGTCCATCGCAATCGCCCGCCCGTCTCCGCGGCCGAAGACCCAGCTGTTCATGCCGACGACACGACCGTCGACGTCGACCAGGGGACCGCCACTGAACCCGGGATAGAGCGGGGCGTTCGTCTGGATCAGGTGCTCGATCTCGCTTCCGCGCCATCCGCGCCAGGACGATGAAACGGCGCTGATCGTGCCAAAGGTCGCCTTGAGGCTGCCGGGCCGCCCGATCGCCAGCACGATCTGCCCCGGCTTGAGGTCTTCCACTTTCGCACGCGGCAGCGCTGGGGCCGTCAGGCCTTCGACCTTGAGCAGCGCCACGTCGGTCGCCGGGTCACGGCCCACCAGCGTCGCCTTCGTGCTCTTGTCGTCGACGACCACCGCGATGTCATCCTCCTGCTCGACCACGTGGTTGGCCGTCAGGATGAGACCGGTGTCCCAGACGATGCCGGTGCCCGCCCGGCCCCTCCGAGCGTCGACCCGGACCACGCTCTTGCTCGCTTTCTCCACCAGCGCTTCGATGTCGTTAGAAAGGTCTTTGAGAGTCGCCATGATGTTGCTTTCTCCTTGTGCCGATCTCCAAAATCTCCCTCCCTCTCGAGGGGTCGCGGTGGGGGTTGCTCGGCTGCTGTCACGGTACGACTGAAACGAGATCGGCGCCTTCACCCGGACGGCGAGGACGCGACCCGGACGTTCGGTGAGGACGGCGCGCTGCCTAGCCCTTTGGGGAGGAGAAGCCTAAACCGGCTTTAGGCTGGCGTACGCGAGAGTCCCCGGATAACCAGCCTTCCGCCTCGAGACGAGACCGTCGAGGGCGGCAGCGTGCACCGCGAATTGGGGATCTTTCCAAATTTGCCGGATGATGTTTCGCGCCTGGACCCTATTCGGATAGAACACAAGCTCCACCCAGAGGTCCTCTTCGGGTCTCAAGGCAAGCGTGGCCCTTAGCCGCCTGGTCTTAGGATCAGGCGGATCGGGGTCGACAATGAACACCCAGGGGCCGCTTCCTCCTCCGTCCTGGGTAATCCGACGGGCAACGGTGTAGCTTCTTCCAAGGATCCGGCTTGCGCGCGTTCGGTCTTTACGAAGGGTGACCCACAGTTCGAGGTGCATCAGAGGCAGCGGTTGAACACGCCGCGGCCGAGACGCCGGCGATCTATTCGTCCGTTTCATCGCTTTGAGGGAGTCAACCGCTCCGCCAAATACTTGATCGCGATCGGGTATCGGTACTCGATGGCGTCGTGGGTCGCATCGATGAGCTCGAAGAAGACGTCGGTCACCCCGATCGCCTCCAGCGCCCGGCGGAAGGCCTCTGCGCCCAGGTCGAGATGATACTGGTCGCGTTTGCCGGCGTCGATATAGATCGCCTTCATCGCTCGCAGTGCGTCCGCGTGGCGCGGCACCATCCGCACCGGGTCCCAGCGCAGCCAGCGCTCCCAGACCTCCGGGATGAGCTGGCCGGTTGCGGTGTCATACGGCAGGTGGACGGTCCCGTCATCGTCGGCGGAGTAGCAGGCCGCCATGCACCAGTCGTTGAGGAGCTCGCCGTCGCCCTCCCTGGTGAAGGCGGTCCGGCTGCGGAAGTCCGTCCAGAACTCGTCGAAGGAG comes from Candidatus Dormiibacterota bacterium and encodes:
- a CDS encoding EAL domain-containing protein, yielding MASNRRLFIVLSGWAGFAVFFAAWLYFHWGGSSATRRFDDIGETLAALVAAAACGVAAWRHQRRTRIAWALIGASALCWGLGQAVWSYYELVKAQQTPFPSLADLGYLAAVPLAVAGVLSFPSAPNRATSLLRTILDALLIAGSLFIISWATVLGTVYRAGSGGLVSQLIGLAYPAGDIVIATILLIVASRAGRANRLPFLLLTGGLIANLLSDSAFAYLTTTNTYGTGNPTDTGWAAGYLLIAIAGLRAATTRAASPAASDGTPGRIWLALPYVPIAAAAIVAVVEESLPGELDPVVFWSVMGLIVGVVLRQYLMLTDNQLLNRRLEANAADLAKREEHFRALVQNSSDVITLIGRHGSIRYQSASVERILGYKEDELLGKPFGDLVHPEDRTQLLRKIDEAINIVGPPISAECRLRRVDDSYCLAEITITNLLELPAVRGLVLNTRDVSERKALEEKLTHQAFHDSLTNLPNRAAFRIGLDHALSGSAEGRIAVLFLDLDDFKAVNDTLGHNIGDQLLVAVGARVASTLRPGDTVARLGGDEFAVLLKRMEDEQIAERVAERITRQLLPPFAIGGKEISIRASIGIAGLVSGQEAADELLKNADVAMYIAKAKGKARFVHFEASLANAAIERMELEHDLRSALEEKQFVLQYEPVIMLESGAVHSVEALVRWNHPRRGLLSPVDFIGVAEQSGLIVDLGRWVLQQATRDGRRWQVRFPSVPPMQISVNLSGRQIERPELIKEVVDAVDAAGLDPQSLILELTESVLIADTEPVARTLQELRSLGFRLALDDFGTGYSSLGHLRDFPVDILKMDASFVAGIGRGMADGAILRAIIGLANSLGLMTIGEGIERQDQLAALNAMGCNAGQGFYFSKPLEYEAMEALLASCIQSGTGRQLPPAWRMSA
- a CDS encoding trypsin-like peptidase domain-containing protein, with the protein product MATLKDLSNDIEALVEKASKSVVRVDARRGRAGTGIVWDTGLILTANHVVEQEDDIAVVVDDKSTKATLVGRDPATDVALLKVEGLTAPALPRAKVEDLKPGQIVLAIGRPGSLKATFGTISAVSSSWRGWRGSEIEHLIQTNAPLYPGFSGGPLVDVDGRVVGMNSWVFGRGDGRAIAMDVAERVVASLRSEGRIKRPYLGIGTQEVPLPDAVKGRVNQDSGLLIVAVEPQSPADKAGLMQGDTLVALDGTATRSLEDLYSGLRKIKVGATQTVKVVRAGEVKEIPVTVGEAGR
- a CDS encoding DinB family protein, producing MRIESPAFTEREMWSFLDEIVDFERRRLADRLEADSARLADLVRDIPTSSVGGSGAEWTGHDILAHIVVLSKFYGVLTSQIGSGKLAELELLPQVKQRDVASEQLSSLPPDQLLAFAQRDHQRTIAYLRSADAEAMRRRAVLYEGFSMSAEEIASMPLCAHLELHLDQLERTLRP
- a CDS encoding S9 family peptidase, producing MARPVSTRRQTGPYGSWRSPVTADAIVAGVIGLGQIQLDGDDIYWVEQRPAEAGRNVVVRRRPGGSITDITPAEYNVRTRAHEYGGGAYLVREGTVWFSNFKDQRLYRQDPGKSPVAITPAQDIRHADLVFDHRHQRLIAVRENHTTDLPSAVNSIVSLDPIGKTPARTLVQANDFYASPRVSPSGTHLSWLTWNHPNMPWDGTELWVAELSEDGLHAPRKVAGGEHESIFQPAWSPDGVLFFVSDRTSWWNLYRWRTPNGEPVVETAAELGAGQWVFAMSTYAFESERRIVCQVRSKGVAHLATIDSQSGHLHAIHTPFAAFSPYIQARSGRVFTIAGSPTEPMTLIALDLESGSVELLRRSAERVVDPTYISVPKAIEFPTEGGVTAHAFFYPPVNPEYDAPAGELPPLIVYVHGGPTSAVSNALDISDQFWTTRGFAYLVVNYGGSTGFGREYRQRLNGQWGVVDVNDSVNGARYLIERGLVDPNRVTITGGSAGGYTVLRALTSTDFFKAGASHFGISDLEVFHSDTHKFESMYDQSLLGRWPQDRHIYRERSAIHSVDRITAPVILFQGLEDKIVPPNQAELIVAALRKKGLPVAYIPFEGEQHGFRIAKNIKRSLEAELYFYSKVFGFPLADPIEPVPIENLKQPAGTT
- a CDS encoding sialidase family protein, which produces MRARRAATLGVLLALTGCDSSPPPNEPSLPPPSVISGAVPLAAGCTGPSPPAPTEPSLAADPGDPRQLVASWLENAVGTIVAVSHDGGATWSRSALPGLLSCAGGRYAHTSDPWVSIGQDGIIYVAGLASQPATSTGTTRDVVVSVSRDHGASWEAPVVVESGTAPPLQPDKEAILADPRRPATAYAVWVDYRVLSGVEPSVDKVMFSRTSDGGHTWSTPAAIYSGNDEAQQNQLLMTAGGVLLDVFAEAPSLPGTPHPPPLPVKIRLIRSTDQGKTWSAPVDAATFTYTNAVDPGSGAQLRFSGQDITATSAGNAVYVAWFEDHADFSTIQVARSEDAGVHWRAPQRVVREKAEAFLPTLAVAGDATVGLLWYDFRHFTQGSPVLDTEVWFSTSRDRGVHWTERRAAGPFDLRSAPAVRYGRFIGDYMGLVGLPDGFAAAFVQATPSSRHGPTDVFFSRIAG
- a CDS encoding MaoC/PaaZ C-terminal domain-containing protein, with amino-acid sequence MGFAQQYDPQPMHLDPNAASFTIYGGLIASGWHTGALFMGLLVRNLIAQTSSFGSPGMEELSWPAPVRPGDTLTGQIEVLAARKSNSRPMGIVRWRGHLRNQNGQLVMTAVGTNFFGLKPA